From a region of the Solanum stenotomum isolate F172 chromosome 2, ASM1918654v1, whole genome shotgun sequence genome:
- the LOC125855645 gene encoding uncharacterized protein At1g21580 isoform X3 yields the protein MDLPPYHHQHHRHHHHRYVQPPPNFSHNPNFFHHLPPPPQPPQQRLPPPPPPLSNLPPPPPQRHISHPPLPPSPSPPFHHKSQFSFPSRHSENPRYDYHQNRSPPRVSSNINLNQPPYHPPHPHPSSFHYNDHYHNPPPPPPPRFTVNDFTSSGLRENRASSVNDSQEPLRVRRDVNSKYDDDERYRLERRRMDIDTNPSRDFRPSPGNYELRDDRYEDERWEYGGNVDEVPVGSSSRRVSSLDNGNDYGDVRFSNRLRVDKEEIHRSPQKKQVQKKSALLRIQCGKANNRSRNQDHDLSSGAVRGKQKDVFERLERRVEEREGSQMELDVSFKSNALVAKAIMTPSSSAIDSDRSEAPRCKKIRKVNFSGSPTKRIGDDLGKGNGSANDSGCLPSSNQEFNCLADKITVSAVGSSSKCTLGSYKDSRHLAAKITDSVDGRTSNGTLNNNESKLLPDEDTVSVASSPSNSTSLLSSTVTNDLTGIKESKESAEIKVLNQGSNHVEKFRIPFFIVRKKKVTKKKVINPINVKLPSDEVVSKLEKPSKLSAVSKDESVEQSKSDGKKASPAKVLVSSSVEINGVADYTSRSVQSVPSTMNFETCMIEVQNKPTSSDADNTGHVGGNSEDELRVSEYGPIKESSESMACEERNGDGREIHKDEVSSSTEDTYISADSGLGFSDGKKNAVAAIGSFGAGSVEPSSDPNIVPLLTNIEKGLRESFLNGNDSSSNSDETGRIAVVNDLQTAECLSNSDPRAGTFGGSFESCVDGVTLSPEMRHTKGSINAVVSVGDDVRIIVDDDCLPKVTRKRKIMDDESVLPTTKMSKTGENVVSYLLGQGNNFSCFREDHASEEEDGIVSGNGTDSLKGDHSHGGPSEVELSLQDCFKDDSDSCSTKSPKKSEVSSPAKVKSVPCVTTYEEPSSRPITVPMINDVSVTELESRNTLTNVDDSPLARPSVNVLESSSTAKGVCQAEPFEDGLMDHFSDVQQVIPHNSQLGAVGQETTTSVVSIEMLRMADRVSDDKGSSVGMDQKLAPEGHESCNYVLDRDDMPLLADNLSLFANKVSVKSMESVLDMSPLVSFPDLTNSSVSEEPIDKSSMSSEIVIEKALRVDENSITAYDNISSSVKTLSDAFEFGRSSDHKVGGDPLVNVSTVALSSQNTVKSSKNVSSQGWKPNLGANQQSPAGSRVLSVRPSSFITPRNVPVPKKPLTWHRTGNSSSSVVGRGSQMNALPPQSHLSKDTAKVGSYIRKGNSLVRNPSPVGSVPKGYHARSSSTYRLNSSGVNDLRRKCENRAEITGSPSCRGTPEVNAPSERPKTPTQSESFSCITLVSTSSPVVDHPGNGSIATNSDPMEVTDNILALKPSEHPSTSSAVPECQIGLGGDSGSQNTLDEGSSKKNIVYVKQRSNQLLAASDKTQTSSDGYYKRRKNQLIRASGNNHMKQRIVMTKNIVPFQRGLAKISKLSKFSSVWKLGDTQSSRKYGGTVEYEKLWPYLFPWKRASYRRSFPSSSPSDNSSIIRRKLLLSKKRETIYTRSIHGLSLRRSKVLSVSGSSLKWSKSIEQRSKKATEAFLQEAALAVAAVDKRKRGQYGFNADSMNGNNVSRKFYSVKLLPGERIFRIGCERYKMDSSGKTLQRISDEEPSVSVPEAKKSYIPKRLLIGNDEYVRVGNGNKLVRNPKRRVRILASEKVRWSLHTARIRLARKKQYCQFFTRFGKCNKDNGKCPYIHDPSKIAVCSKFLNGSCSDTNCKLTHEVIPERMQDCSYFLQGICANENCPYRHVNVNPNASICEGFLRGYCADGNECQKKHSYVCPVFEATGNCPKGSKCKLHHPKNRRKGVKRKALSELKNGRGRYFGSPHIDITECITAGSEKPSVKGNNDIFLEGKFVDFIGLDGSDEEEHTIDQRSEEKPLCESGPAEMQLDDLDELIKPMRLINRNRSVGSSPYIDSPSDMTTSYVSE from the exons ATGGATCTTCCTCCCTATCACCACCAGCACCACCGTCACCATCACCACAGGTACGTTCAACCTCCTCCAAACTTTTCCCATAACCCTAATTTCTTCCACCACCTTCCTCCGCCGCCGCAGCCGCCACAGCAACGGcttccaccaccaccaccaccactcTCCAATCTCCCTCCACCACCACCTCAGCGCCATATCTCTCACCCCCCTCTTCCTCCTTCCCCATCCCCTCCCTTCCACCACAAATCCCAGTTCTCCTTTCCTTCTCGTCATTCAGAAAACCCTCGATACGATTATCACCAAAATCGCTCTCCCCCTAGGGTTTCCTCTAATATAAACCTAAATCAACCTCCATACCACCCCCCTCACCCGCATCCCTCAAGTTTTCATTATAACGACCATTACCATAaccctcctcctcctcctccaccgAGGTTTACTGTGAATGATTTTACCTCAAGTGGGTTGAGAGAGAATCGTGCTAGCTCTGTAAACGATAGTCAAGAGCCTCTTAGGGTTAGGAGAGATGTGAATAGcaagtatgatgatgatgaaaggTACCGTCTTGAGAGGCGTAGAATGGATATTGATACAAACCCATCGAGGGATTTTAGACCGAGTCCGGGGAATTATGAGTTGCGTGATGATAGATATGAAGATGAGAGATGGGAATATGGTGGTAATGTTGATGAGGTTCCAGTTGGTTCTTCTTCTAGGCGAGTGTCTTCCTTGGATAATGGTAATGATTACGGTGATGTTAGGTTTAGCAATAGGTTAAGAGTGGACAAGGAGGAAATTCATAGGTCTCCGCAGAAGAAGCAAGTGCAGAAGAAGAGTGCATTACTCAGGATTCAATGTGGGAAAGCTAACAACAGGAGTAGAAATCAGGACCATGACTTGAGTTCTGGTGCGGTAAGGGGAAAGCAGAAAGATGTGTTTGAGAGGTTGGAGAGAAGGGTTGAGGAAAGAGAGGGAAGTCAGATGGAGCTTGATGTTTCATTTAAATCTAATGCACTTGTGGCAAAGGCCATTATGACCCCGTCAAGCTCCGCCATTGACTCAGACAGAAGTGAAGCACCTAGATGTAAGAAGAttagaaaagtgaatttctcTGGTTCTCCAACAAAGAGAATTGGGGACGATTTGGGAAAGGGTAATGGTTCAGCAAATGATTCTGGTTGCCTACCGAGTTCTAACCAGGAGTTCAATTGTTTGGCAGATAAAATTACGGTTTCTGCAGTTGGAAGTTCATCTAAGTGCACTTTGGGTTCTTACAAGGATTCAAGACACTTGGCAGCTAAAATTACAGATTCTGTTGATGGACGCACATCTAATGGTACCTTGAATAACAACGAGTCAAAACTTTTGCCTGATGAAGATACAGTTTCTGTTGCTAGTAGTCCATCTAACAGCACTTCGTTGCTGAGTTCCACTGTGACAAATGATTTAACTGGAATCAAAGAAAGCAAGGAATCTGCAGAGATCAAGGTTTTGAATCAGGGTAGTAATCATGTTGAGAAGTTTAGAATACCTTTCTTCATAGTTAGAAAGAAGAAAGTGACTAAGAAGAAAGTCATAAACCCTATCAATGTGAAATTGCCTTCAGATGAAGTAGTTAGCAAACTAGAAAAACCTTCTAAACTGTCTGCTGTTAGTAAAGATGAGTCTGTAGAGCAGTCTAAATCTGATGGGAAGAAAGCTAGTCCAGCTAAAGTCTTGGTTTCTTCAAGCGTGGAAATTAATGGCGTTGCTGATTATACCAGCAGATCAGTTCAGAGTGTCCCTTCCACGATGAATTTTGAGACATGTATGATTGAAGTACAAAACAAACCTACTAGTTCTGATGCGGATAATACTGGTCATGTTGGAGGGAATTCTGAGGATGAGCTCCGAGTGTCCGAATATGGTCCTATTAAAGAATCTTCTGAGTCCATGGCTTGTGAAGAAAGAAATGGCGATGGGAGAGAAATTCACAAAGATGAAGTGTCTTCGTCAACTGAAGATACATATATCTCTGCTGATTCTGGGTTGGGGTTTTCTGATGGGAAGAAGAATGCAGTTGCTGCTATAGGATCCTTTGGAGCAGGTTCTGTGGAGCCATCCAGTGACCCCAACATTGTACCTCTGTTGACTAATATTGAGAAAGGACTCCGAGAGAGTTTCTTGAATGGAAATGACAGTAGTTCTAATTCTGATGAGACTGGGAGAATTGCGGTTGTCAATGACTTGCAAACTGCAGAGTGTTTGAGTAATAGTGATCCAAGGGCTGGTACTTTTGGCGGTAGTTTTGAATCATGTGTTGATGGAGTCACATTGTCACCTGAGATGAGACATACTAAAGGATCTATCAATGCAGTGGTTTCTGTTGGAGATGATGTTAGGATTATTGTGGATGATGACTGTTTACCTAAGGTCACCAGGAAGAGGAAGATTATGGATGACGAGTCTGTTTTGCCCACTACGAAGATGAGTAAGACAGGGGAAAATGTGGTTAGTTATTTGCTAGGCCAAGGTAATAatttcagttgttttagagAAGATCATGCCTCTGAAGAAGAGGATGGTATAGTTTCTGGTAATGGGACCGACTCACTAAAGGGGGATCACTCACATGGGGGGCCTTCAGAAGTGGAGCTGTCACTTCAGGATTGTTTTAAAGATGATTCCGATTCATGTTCTACCAAGAGTCCCAAGAAAAGTGAAGTTTCTTCGCCAGCTAAGGTTAAATCTGTACCCTGTGTTACCACCTATGAGGAACCTTCTAGCAGGCCAATTACAGTGCCTATGATCAATGATGTTTCCGTGACAGAGTTAGAATCTCGAAATACATTGACTAATGTAGATGATAGTCCACTAGCTCGTCCATCAGTCAATGTGCTTGAGAGCAGCAGTACTGCCAAGGGTGTATGTCAGGCTGAGCCATTTGAAGATGGCTTGATGGATCACTTTTCAGATGTTCAGCAAGTCATTCCTCACAATTCTCAATTGGGAGCAGTGGGACAAGAAACTACAACTTCAGTTGTATCCATTGAGATGCTAAGAATGGCTGATAGAGTAAGTGATGACAAAGGTTCCTCTGTTGGAATGGACCAAAAGTTGGCCCCAGAAGGTCATGAAAGCTGTAATTATGTGCTTGACAGGGATGACATGCCTTTATTGGCAGATAATCTCTCTTTATTTGCCAACAAAGTAAGTGTCAAAAGTATGGAATCTGTGCTGGATATGTCACCGCTGGTGTCATTTCCTGACTTAACTAATAGCTCAGTCTCTGAGGAACCTATTGATAAGTCATCAATGTCCAGTGAAATTGTTATTGAAAAAGCCCTAAGAGTTGATGAAAATTCCATAACAGCTTATGACAATATTTCTTCTTCAGTGAAGACATTGTCAGATGCTTTTGAGTTTGGTAGAAGTTCAGATCATAAAGTTGGTGGCGATCCTCTGGTTAATGTCAGTACTGTGGCATTGTCATCACAGAACACAGTAAAATCCTCCAAGAATGTGAGTTCACAGGGTTGGAAACCAAATCTAGGTGCAAACCAGCAAAGTCCTGCTGGCTCTAGGGTTTTATCTGTTCGCCCATCGAGTTTTATCACTCCAAGGAATGTGCCCGTTCCGAAGAAGCCACTGACATGGCATAGAACTGGTAATAGCTCTTCCTCTGTTGTTGGACGAGGTTCCCAAATGAACGCCCTACCTCCACAAAGCCATTTATCTAAGGACACTGCGAAAGTCGGCTCTTACATTCGCAAGGGTAACAGTCTTGTCAGAAATCCTTCTCCTGTTGGTTCCGTTCCCAAAGGATACCATGCTCGAAGTTCTTCAACTTACCGGTTGAACTCTTCTGGTGTGAATGACCTTAGGAGAAAATGTGAGAACAGGGCTGAGATAACTGGTTCACCTAGCTGCAGGGGAACTCCAGAAGTAAATGCTCCTTCAGAGAGACCCAAAACCCCGACACAGAGCGAATCATTTAGTTGCATTACATTGGTGTCTACATCTTCACCAGTGGTAGATCATCCTGGAAATGGTAGTATTGCTACAAACTCAGATCCTATGGAAGTAACTGACAATATTTTGGCGCTGAAGCCTTCTGAGCATCCTTCAACATCTTCTGCAGTTCCTGAATGTCAAATTGGTCTGGGAGGTGATTCTGGAAGCCAGAATACATTAGATGAAGGcagttccaaaaagaatatAGTTTATGTGAAGCAAAGATCGAATCAGTTACTTGCAGCTTCAGATAAGACCCAGACTTCATCCGATGGCTACTATAAGAGGAGAAAGAATCAACTGATTCGTGCATCTGGCAATAATCATATGAAGCAAAGAATTGTCATGACAAAGAATATAGTTCCTTTCCAAAGAG GTTTAGCCAAGATCTCTAAATTGTCAAAGTTCTCATCGGTCTGGAAATTAGGTGATACTCAGTCATCAAGGAAATATGGCGGCACTGTAGAGTATGAGAAACTTTGGCCTTACTTATTTCCATGGAAAAGAGCTAGCTATCGGAGGAGTTTCCCGAGTTCCTCTCCAAGTGACAATTCCTCTATTATCAG aCGGAAGTTACTGCTCTCAAAAAAGCGGGAGACAATCTACACAAGGTCAATTCATGGACTCTCTTTACGAAGATCTAAGGTGTTAAGTGTCTCTGGCTCTAGTCTAAAGTGGTCAAAATCTATTGAGCAAAGGTCAAAGAAGGCTACTGAG GCTTTTTTGCAGGAAGCTGCGCTAGCAGTTGCTGCTGTTGACAAAAGGAAAAGGGGACAATATGGTTTTAATGCTGACTCAATGAATGGAAATAATGTTTCTCGTAAGTTTTATAGTGTAAAGCTGCTCCCAG GAGAAAGGATATTCCGCATTGGTTGTGAGCGGTATAAGATGGACTCTTCTGGGAAGACACTACAAAGAATTTCAG ATGAGGAACCATCGGTGTCAGTTCCAGAGGCAAAGAAATCTTACATACCGAAAAGATTATTGATTGGGAACGATGA GTATGTACGGGTTGGCAATGGTAATAAGCTGGTTAGAAATCCAAAGAGACGAGTTCGCATCTTAGCAAGTGAGAAAGTACGCTGGAGTTTGCACACTGCTAGAATTCGGTTGGCAAGAAAGAAACAGTATTGCCAGTTTTTTACAAGGTTTGGCAAGTGTAACAAGGATAATGGAAAATGTCCTTACATTCATGATCCATCTAAAATTGCCGTCTGCTCTAAATTTCTGAATGGTTCTTGCTCTGATACAAACTGTAAATTGACTCACGAG GTTATTCCTGAAAGAATGCAAGACTGCTCCTATTTTCTGCAAG GAATATGCGCAAATGAGAATTGTCCTTATAGACATGTAAATGTGAATCCAAATGCTTCTATCTGTGAAGGTTTTCTCAGGGGCTATTGTGCTGATGGCAATGAg TGTCAGAAGAAACACTCCTATGTCTGCCCCGTTTTTGAAGCAACTGGCAACTGTCCCAAAGGTTCAAAATGCAAGCTTCACCATCCGAAAAACAGAAGGAAGGGAGTGAAAAGGAAAGCTTTGAGCGAATTAAAGAATGGTCGAGGTCGTTACTTTGGCTCTCCGCACATTGATATTACTGAGTGCATAACAGCTGGATCAGAGAAGCCTTCTGTCAAGGGGAATAATGACATATTCCTTGAAGGGAAGTTTGTCGATTTTATTGGCCTAGATGGTAGCGACGAAGAGGAACATACTATTGATCAGAGAAGTGAGGAAAAGCCACTTTGCGAGAGTGGTCCCGCGGAGATGCAACTGGATGATCTCGATGAGCTTATTAAACCCATGCGTCTGATAAATAGGAATAGGTCTGTAGGTTCATCTCCCTACATAGATAGCCCAAGTGATATGACCACAAGCTATGTATCAGAGTAG